DNA from Agathobaculum sp. NTUH-O15-33:
CCATTTCGAGAATCGTTAAGAGCGCTTTATTTCTGCTATTGTGTTGCCCATCTTGACAGATGCGCCGTACAACACGAAGCAAATTCGGTTGGCTATGTACAGGCTCGTTCGCCCGCCTATTTGCATTATTACCATTGCCTTTCATGTCAATGTCTCCTTTCAGCAAGCGAACGTTTGTTCGTGTTTTGTCGGTGCTTTTATGATACCACCGTACCCGTATATTTGCAATGCTACAAGTTGCCCAAAATAATTCCTGTTTTTTGCAAACATATGTTCTGTTTTCATTGTTATTATTATATCAAGGAATATGTCCAATAAAGCGGACTTTTATGGTCGAGTAAAAGATACCTGAACAAGTTAATCGCGCAAGAAAAACAAAGCATTCACTGTCACGCCTAATACTACCGATAACTTTATGCTATTTCACCTCCAGCTCCATGAATCAACCCAAGTCACTTTAATAGTTATTGATTAACGCGCATGCAATTCAATACCATCAGAGGTATCTGTTGTATATATAATACTCCTTTGTCATTTTTCCATCAATGGCGAAAGTTTTCCTGAGTTGTAAACCAAATACAAATTAAAGTGCCATATGAACACAAACTCTGATTATTTGCCACAGGAGCAAATATAAAAAACCGCTCAGGTGTGCTTGGAGGTTTAAAGTGGACAATCGAACGCCAATCAATTTGCAGACCGTACTGTTAAATACTGTGCGCAAAGACCGCATGCCGGTGACCATCTATCTGACAAACGGCTTTCAGATCAGGGGTGTCATAACCGGATACGACAATAATGTCATCATAGTAAAGTCCAACGAGACGCAGGAGATGATCTACAAACATGCAATATCGACTATAGTACCGCAATCACCCGTTGAAATCATCACTCAATAAAAAAATCCCGCCCCGGTGTTGGCGCACCAGAGCAGGACGGGGTACAGATTAAACTTGGCGGTAGAATCTGTACCTCTATTTTACCATACCTATTTTAGGTTGTAAATGGAGGTTTTTTATTATGTCAAGGCAGAGCAAGAAGCCAAAATACTATATCCGCCCGGATGGACTACATGAAGCAATACGGAAAATAGACGGCAAGCGCGTGGCGTTTCGTGGCCGAACCGACGCGGAAGTCGAGCAGAAAATGATTGCCTATCAGAACACGATTCGCGACGGCTGGCCCTTTTCTAAGGTTGCCGATGCTTGGTGGGACGAACACGAGCCGACCATAGAGGAAAACACCAAGAAGGGCTACCGGCCCGCCCACCGCCGTGCAAAAGAGCAGTTCGGAAGCGTTGCAATCAAAACCATCCGTCCACAGGATGTGCAAAAATTTATTAATGCGTTTGCACGCGGTCGGTCACAAAAGACCGTCACCAACCAACTGTTAATTCTCAATTTAATATTCTCCTATGCAGTCGTACACGGCGACGCGGAATCCAATCCATGCACTTATGTAAAAATTCCTCGCGGTCTCCCAAAGCGACACCGGGAGGCTGCATCGCCACAGGATGAAGCTATCGCTGAAGATTATGCAAGAACATGGCTTTTCCCGTTCCTGATTTTGTGCACCGGCCTCCGCAAGGGCGAAGCACTGGCGCTCACTGATCAGGACTTTGCGGGAGAGTGGATCACTGTAAGCAAAAGTGTATACCATGTCGGCAATCAGCCCCATATTAAAGTGCCGAAGACGGACCATGGCGATCGTGTAGTCCCCCTGCTGGATCGCCTGCGGCCCTATCTCCCCAAGCGGTGGCGGGGGTATCTCTTTTCTGACGACGGCGGCAAAACGCCCCTGTCGGAAACGCAGTACCAACGATACTGGGAGGTGATGCGCGCACAAACTGGAATCACCTGTACTGCGCACCAACTCCGGCATTCTTACGCCACGTTTATATATGACCGCGGCGTGCGAGATAAGGACGCTCAGGATCTTCTGGGCCATGCGCAACTCTCCACGACTTCTGACATATATACGCATTTACGTGATGATCGGCGGCGGCGAACCGCGCAGATTTTAAACAACAAAACAAAAGGCACGCCCTAAATTAAGGCGTGCCTTTCACTGTGTATTTACTGTGTTCGCATATAGCATTAAACGCCTATAATTGGCTATTTTCAGCCTTGTTATGAATGAAAACTATATATTCATAAATGTCTGTCAAAGTTGCTGTTTTGCTACGTTTTGGTGATTCATTAATTGCAAAACAAAAGAGTGATTGCATTTCGCAACCACTCTTGTTTGGCGGAGAAGGAGGGATTTGAACCCTCGCGACCCTTTCGAGCCCTACTCCCTTAGCAGGGGAGCCCCTTCACCACTTGGGTACTTCTCCATACCAATCTTCACTTGTAGGGCACCCGCCATTAAGATGTATGGCGGAGAGGG
Protein-coding regions in this window:
- the hfq gene encoding RNA chaperone Hfq, with translation MDNRTPINLQTVLLNTVRKDRMPVTIYLTNGFQIRGVITGYDNNVIIVKSNETQEMIYKHAISTIVPQSPVEIITQ
- a CDS encoding tyrosine-type recombinase/integrase, with protein sequence MSRQSKKPKYYIRPDGLHEAIRKIDGKRVAFRGRTDAEVEQKMIAYQNTIRDGWPFSKVADAWWDEHEPTIEENTKKGYRPAHRRAKEQFGSVAIKTIRPQDVQKFINAFARGRSQKTVTNQLLILNLIFSYAVVHGDAESNPCTYVKIPRGLPKRHREAASPQDEAIAEDYARTWLFPFLILCTGLRKGEALALTDQDFAGEWITVSKSVYHVGNQPHIKVPKTDHGDRVVPLLDRLRPYLPKRWRGYLFSDDGGKTPLSETQYQRYWEVMRAQTGITCTAHQLRHSYATFIYDRGVRDKDAQDLLGHAQLSTTSDIYTHLRDDRRRRTAQILNNKTKGTP